Within Coffea arabica cultivar ET-39 chromosome 4e, Coffea Arabica ET-39 HiFi, whole genome shotgun sequence, the genomic segment GCTGGATTACCAGAATAGCTGGATTGAGAGACATTGAGACCTATATCATGTGTGATGCATCGTATCAATATCTGCTATCAGCGCATCACAGATTTCCGACAGTTAATATTACAGAGAAGAAAAAGATCTAAACCCACCCAGAAGAGTTTGCTGGGTTGAAGAGCTAGCAAAGCCCAATTGAGCACCTATTCGCCAAGCTTCTGAGCGGCTGAATAGGTCGAGGAAAATGTCCACTTACTAGCTGTCCTCCAGGAGAAGACCCATCCAATGATGATGAGACCATATACATGCAGGTCAGACAGTGTCCCTTTGAGAGCTGCAAACAGCATATAGCAACCAAAGAGTCACTGAAAAGAGCACAAAAAGGCCTGACTAAAGCCAATAGAACTTCACATCCAATTTCCCAAATCCACAAACTTCAATAAAATGCATGTggcaaaaatgcaagaaatagtCACATCATCAGTCCAACAAAGTTACATGAAACCATTTCTTAGGTACAATAACTCCATCAATGAAATCCCCCAGGCTAATTtcatctttctttctccatgtaCAGCAAtggtttcaaataaaaattgGGCACAGTAAAAACAGTAGACTATTTACACAGTCAACATGCATGGAACTGCATTCCAAACAACAGTAAAATTCCATAATCTCTTCTTTTTCCTATTTCCTTTATTGGCTTTTCCTTGATTTGgcattcctttcctttttttctttttccttgtttaAACTGAAGTCGAAGAAAGCAACCTTTACTGAGGACATAAAAACTCATTTGTCTCATTTAAACAGTTATTGTAATCATGCCATGATTTAAGGCGAAAAACAGCAAAGCAAGATGCAAAGCGGTCTTTGACCATTGCACTCACATATGTACTCAACTACATGCGTGATGTaagataagaaaagaaactCACTGAGTAAGAAGATTCCTCATTCTGCAATACTTAACAACCTCACTGCCAGGAGGATTGCTTGTACCTGAAGCCTTCACCATCCCACCCTCCATCAGGCTCTTTCCTTTTCAGAACACCACCAGACAGTGGAAACATCCTCACTTGCTCCTCTGCTAGCGCCTGTGAACTGCCAACAGCAAGTTGTCTTTGTGCCAATGACTCCTCTCTGCCTTCAATATCTAACACACCAGGGCCTGCATTAAGGTCCAAACCCTGCCTACTCCACTTCCTATTACTCTCCATACCTCCACTATTGCTACCGTCAGAAACGCTTACCATGTAAGGCCTTGGAAATTGGGATGAAACTGCACCAACAGGTCCTAAAAACTGTGAATTTACAGGGGGAGTAAAAATTCTTCCACCAGATGAGGAGTCCATGAAAGAGTTTGACCCAACAGAAAAAGTAGCAGATGGCAAAGGTAAAGTAGTCCCAAAAGGGAACATTTGGTAAGGGAACGGGCTCGGTGCAAAGGGCACTGCTGGAGACGATGACAACACTGAACCACGGTAAACGTCAGGATTGAAAGGATTACCAGCAGGAGGACCCAATAGTCGTTGCGGTGCACCAGGTGGAATGATCGCAAAAGGCTGCTCCCCTCGATCAGATAAAGCTGAAGGTATAGTAATTGATGAATAAGAAGTCCCAGAAGGAAACCACGCTGAGAAGTTTCCTGTTTCAAGGTTATTTGAGCGGAGACCAGCAAGAGTCGGTAGCGAGTGCACAGACTGCGTGCTTCCCCGACTATGCTGGGTGAATGAAGACTGTTCAGCAACACCATCATCAATACCAGGTCCATTGTTTAAGTCAAAATCCCTTTTGACCTCATTATTCGAGCTGGACGATAATGACTTGAAAGGTACAACAGGAGCCTCTAATCTGCGTATGCTAGTTGTTGGATATTGTGTTATATCATTAGCATCATCAACTCTATTCAAATCGAGATCAAGTCCTCCAGACATGCGACCAGGTGCAGAACCTGTAAGTTCATTCCTCGACCTATCAAGATTAACTGAATGGTCTGGGTTTGAACCTATCTCAGCACTTGAATCTCTACAAGCCATATCCTCTAACAATCTTTCATCTGGCACATTAAGATCAATATCTAATGGAGGCCGACTGGTTTTGCCTGTAGAATCATCAGGAGGACAAACATTTGCAGAACCCAAAGCCAGCTGAAGAACCTTTCTCGGCTCAGCTGGTCTAAATGCACTGGTGGCAGCTGATCCCTTCCAGCCAAGTTCCCCTCTATTTCTCAGTAGATCAACTGGAGGAACAAAGGGACCTTTGAGAGCAGCAGCAACTGTAATGGAGGCAGGAATACTACTGGAAAGCATGGAAACAGTAGTAGTTAATGAGTTAACCACATTGACAGTTGACAAATTGGTAGGTTCCCCATATTTTCCATCATCACTAACTAAGCCTTCATTCAAATCGAAATTCATCTTTGAATCCATATCAGCTGCATGTACAGATGTTAAGGACGTAGCACCAACCACAGTGGATACCCGTTCCTCCAATTCAGCGACTTCAGCATCAGACTTCTTTGCTTCCTTAAAATCTACGTCTCCAACCACCTCTTTCGACCCAACTGTAGGTTCCTCTTTCAGGGCACATGTTCCAAATGCATGGGGTTCAGCGACTTCCATCTTTTCAGAATTGGCCTTTAAGCAATCAGTTTTTTGGTCAGTCGCATCTGAACTCAAACCATCTAAATTTTTATCTTCAGATGTTGAAATCATATTGGTTTTTGGATCCAATGTTGCCCCATCAGACTGATTAACACCACTATCACCAGGATCCTCATCAGCCTCTCTAACTTTGCAACTGTCAACATTTTCTGAAGCTAAATCCTTAATAGATCCAGTAGCTGGCAGCTCTTCGGACTGGGGCTTCTGCTCTGTGAGAACAACATTGTTTGACATTTCATTACTATCTTTCTTGCAATCAATCTCCATTGACGGATTGGATGGAACTTCAGCTTTAGGTTTTACATCTTCAGTGCTTGAAAGGACACTTAATTTAACCTCAACACCCTTTTCCTCAGAAGATTGTTTACCAGAATCCAAATCTCTGTCCTTAGCTACCTTCGTTGTGGGTGACAATGAACTGGagaccaaaatatcatcataCTTTTCATTCATCTCAGAGTAGCGATCTGTGGTTGCTTGCAAAATCTCTTCAGATGATGCAGCAGCGGCTTTCCTATCTCCAGTGGAGTGGAGTGATGCTTGCTTGGAAAGACATATTCCATCTTTGGACCATGAACTAGCAGATTTACCCCGCTTAAGATCATCACCATCAACATCATTGGGCTCACATCGTTCTCGTACTAAGGTTTCTTGAGGTGATGATTTTGATTTGGCATCTTCACCATTAGAAATCTCCTCCACAGGAGGGCTGCATTCTTGTGGAGAATCAGCAGGTGTAAGCGAGTCAGACTTGTACATTTCTCCAGCAGCAACACTGGCAAGAAGATTCATTCCAACATCATCCCCGATTGACACGGGTGTGCTCGCCTCAGAATATTTTACACAGCTTTCGATCAATGCATTCATGGAACTGAAAGATGCATCATGCAGTTTTCCAGACTTCAAATCATTCCCAGATGATGATGAAGCAGCTTTGGGTACCTCAGGGACTTTTGTACCATCTTCAGGAGGTCTACTTCGGTCTTCCTCAGGAACAGCTGTAGGAGACCCATCACCTTCATCAGACCCAGTATGTAAATCTTTAAAATCATTACTCTGCCATGATTCTGCATTCACATCAGAAATAACATTAGCCCGACCTGCATCAGCCTTTTCTTTTGTACGTTCAGATGGTTCATGCTTATCCGAAACCACAGGAGAAGAAGCACGGCTGCTCATAATAGAGGGATCTTCAAAAGATCCTCCGCTAACACTTTGAGCAGGACTTCGTCCCCGGTTGGGTAGCTTAACTATCAACTTGGGAGTGGCCCCATCAACAACAGACGTCTCAAACACCTTTTCACCCATTGCTACAAACTTCTCTTGAGCAGTGGTTCGGTGGATTGAGGAATTTCTACTTGATCCTGTTTCTTTCTGGCTTCCAGACACCAATGTCCCAGGGAAGCCGTTCACCGACTTCCTGTGCCTTGAGCCACCACTTGAGATCTTATTGACACTCATTGACCCAGCAGTAGAAGTCCTAGCATCTTCCTTTCCTGAGAAAGATTGACTGTAATTGTGAGACTGACTAGAACTACTGCTCTTCTCTTCTCTAGTTGACAAGGGAATATCAGAAGTACTACCAGTGGTAATTCTCGGTTGACTATCCTTGCCTGATGCTGGCGACGAAGCCGATTTTATTGCACCTGGAGATGGGGATGCAGACTTCCCAGCAGTTTCCACTTGTGAAACCTTAATTGACATTGTTTTAGATGCTGAAAGCTGTGTCACCGAGCTCTTCAAGGCAACATCACCAGATCCACCACTACTTCTGCCTCCATGAGCCTCAGGAAGGCGTGATTTGGACGGCCACGAAGTGGCCTGAGTTGAACCAGTATTTGCATCAATCATATTCATTTCAGCCTCAACTCGTTTCTTCCAAGTGTCAACTAAACCCCTTgctttcttttggatttccaaGTTTTTGTGTGACCGTAAATGATTAACGGATCTGCCAATGTTGCATGTTTGTAGGGCAAGAAGGTTCACAGGAAGCTTATCAAGAGCACGAAGTAGAACCAACAGAAAGTCCTCAGCAGATTTATCACTACTATCACCAATCTTCCCTTTATGGACATCCTGAAGCCATTCATCAAACACAGTCAAGCCCTTCAGCTGTACAAATCGGTTAAGACAGTCAAGCTTATCAGTGGCAGCTACAACACCTGCAAGCATTGAACGGCTAATTAAATCCAACTTCTTATCCACTTTATCTGGTTGCATAAGTAGGACAAGTTTCTCAACAGATTCTGAATCTACAACCCCTCCCTTCTCTGTCATCTTTGCAATCTCAGATTTCAAAAAGCTTTCAGATTTGTACAGGCCAGAATCACTATCATCTGGCTTCAGAGAACGTTCTCGCTTAACAGGGTCAGAGGCCTGGTCTCCACGCTCCCTTTTCTTTCCCTTAGTGGGAAGAGAAGTTGCACTACTCTGCACATTATCAGAACTTGGTTTAAATTGTGATGTAGACACTgaattatttgttggttttggaGAACGGTTGCCGGACTGAAAGGACGCATCCATCTCTATTCTTGATTTTTGCAAGAGCTTATCTACTTCTTCTTGTCGCTCCTATAaagagtttcaaaagaaaataagctcAAAGTAGCAAAGAATTCAGCATGAGATAATTGGACAAGGAAAAGCATTCAGCATTATCTTTCCAAGCCCACCCACTACCCATCTGCGAATGAAAGAAACGAAATCTGTCTGTTTAATTTTCCCAACATACAGAAAGGGAAGATCAGTCAATTAAAAAGAATATGAACCAAGACCAATAGCTAACAAAACTCACATTAATATAATCTTGATCGGTTAGCCACCATAAACACTTGCTATCAATGTCATAAACTCGCCGACAGACAAAGGAGGATATCCCTGAAGGAAGTTCAACACCTTTAGGAAGGAATGCAACTTTACACGGATGTAGTAACGATGCAGCTGGAGTCTCATCCTCATGAAAAGAATAAAAGATTTCGTTTGGCGCGGCGTCCGGGAGGATGCCTTTGCCAAGCTTCAACTCAGCCGGTCGATAGAGCCAATTAACACCTAGTTGCAAGTTATTCTCTTTACTAGGTCTCAAACAACGAATTATGCCGATGAACGGTGGAGAATCCTGAGGAGGCTTAAAAAGAGCACAGTCACCCACACTTATTCTGCGACCATCCTACAAAACAAGAAATCAGAATTGTtgtcaacaaatgacaaataaaaTGCCTCAGATAGACTAATAGCAGGCACACTTACAAAGTAACTGCTGGAAGAGAAATAATATGACTAAAAGGGGCAAGCTTATACTAATTGTCCTAATTAATgtcagaaaatggaaaaaaattgggCCAGCCAGAGTAGAAGTGTCTGATACATCTGcacataataaaaaaataactaGAACTTGTCCAGTTTATTGATttgatgcatccagtgatctaCTCATGGTAAAGAAGAACACGAGCAGCAAATGCTGAAGATCTCAAAAACTTGTGCAGACCCACCAGATTGTGCACAACAAAATCCAATGCATCTATCTCTCTTGGTACATGTGGCAAATAGTAGCCAAAGAAGCCCAGGATAGATATCTCTCAAACACAAGTAGAatctattaaaaaaatatattccaGTAGAAATCTAGGGTATCAGCAACTAACCATGAATAACCAAAAAGCTAGGTCACTCAAACACCAGCCTATTTTCTTTTGGTACGTGGACCAGTTATTAAATAGTAATCTAACTTTAATCTTCCAAAAAAATTTGTTCATTCTTTCTTCAATAACAGCGCAGCGCCCACAATATCCTCAATAATTGAGGAGCCATTTAAGATTTCAACATTGAGATTGGACACACAAATGAAGCAAAAGCAAATTACAGACGCCACAAGGGTGCAAAAGTCCAGAATGCTGCAAATTAAGCTTCAGATGTTCCATAAGACTTTCCACCTTAAGAAAAGGTGATAAAAGGACTCTTTTACATATTGTTCATCACTGTGGCCGACACAAACATTCATAGTGAGATGCCTGTCCTAAAAACAAAACCCAATTTTATGCATGATCTGATAGTCATATTCAAGcaaacttttctttttgttccttcccaAGAAACCCAATgtcatacccaaaaaaaaaagaaaaaaaaacccaaaaaaaaactgaaattcaagGCAAGTTCCTCCTGCAAAATTTTCTTCGATGTCCATACTCCCACCAAATAATTCTAGAATTTAGGTAGGGGAAAAAATGCCAACCAACAGTATCTTCCACTCAACAATCAGTTTATCATCACAAACCTTGTATgcaaaatcttgagtttcagtGTCACAAAATTTCAATACAGATGGAATGACATCATCCTCAACAAACTACAAGCTTCCGAAAGACATAATGACACAGGGAAAACCTGATCAGAGAAAACCATAATTGTTTGGCCTATaacaaattcatttttcaaacacATTTACTCAGATTTTGAGTACATGTTTAACAGCCATTTCCTATTTCTAGAATTAGAAACGAGTATCACATACATTAAAGGTAAcataagcactaatccaactcAAACTACAGCAATCACAACATCAGAATATGGAGATTATAAGATAATAAACAGCACCTTTCAACCATCAGATACAAGATTAAACTTTCTGACAGCAATGCTTTACAATCCAAATTCATTCACGAAAAAAGAAACATTCTTCTCGGAGTCAAAAAGATACAGGACAAAGAACATAACAAATGAAAATCTGAATCACAAAATGCTAGCTCCTGACAACTGACCGTGCGGGATTAGAATATGCTCCTGATAGCCCAAAGATCAATTAAAGTGCCCCATGAACGTGTCACAACACCAATTGCCTAATATTTACACTCTCCCCTTCCCAAAGAGGGAAATCCATAACTTCTGCCGTAAGACTAAAACAAAATGGCTAAGATAATCAAACCTTGCTCGATCACATATTTTTCACAATCCAAAGAAGCAAAATCCATAACTTTTCCCCCAGGCACAGGAAAGAACATTTCCCTATATGTCTTAATAAGTGAaacccaaaaaggaaaaacaacaaaTTACCAATAAATAAGTCGCCTTTTAGAATCAATCAAAACAACCCAAAGatgtaaaaatcaaaattaggcaCTTCcacccaaaaataaaataaaactaaaattgaaaaacccaCCAAGGTAGTACCTTGCAGAAGGAATCACTAGAAATTATGGTAATAACAGTAGAAATAAGACTCGAGTCACCGCCGCCGTCAGCTAAACTGTTTCTGGTCGTGCTCAAAGGGACAGACCGCATGTGCTGACCGCCGCAACCACTTTTCCGAACAACAACAATCCTCCGATGATGACTCTCACCTTCCCTCTGTTCCCTCCCATGCATAATAACATTCGACTCGCATTTTCCCCAATAATACCATTAATTCGTTCTCCTCCAGCCACCATCAAATCAACTTCTTCACATTAAGACCTTTCTTAATTCCCCcgaaatacacaaatacaccaTCAAAACCAGTCCAATTCGCAAATTCCCCAAGACCCTAAGCAAACCCccgattcaaaaaaaaaaaccctagacTTTCTCACACACCCTTCAAAGCAACAAAACCCTAGATCGCTCCCAATTTCAATCAAACCCTAATTTCTTCAACCCAATTCCACTCCTGCACCTTCAATTCCCCGATCTGCACAAATCAAATTCCAAAATCCAATATCTCAGATCCAATTCATCCAATAACCACACAAACGCATATATCACGCAAATTATACAATAAAAAAGACATAGCAGAGAAAGAAAGCAGACCTGAGATACAAAATTTTGGATTTAGAGAGAGAAAGTAGTAAGATATAAATAGCGGAGGGCTAAATAAAAAACCGAAGACTTCTTCGCAATAAAAGACTGacgagaaaaagagagagagaaaaaaaatatatagaattgcgacagagagagagaaagagagaaagatagCGAGGATTGACAGACGGCAAAAGAGAAAGGAGTTGTACTTCGGGGTACCCCTCGTGGAGAAGAGGGGGGATTTGGGTACGGGTAGTTGGGGCAGGATTCGGGCAGGATTACGTTAACATCAAACCTTGTAATCTTCTTGTCTTGTTATACACTATATTGATTGTGTGTATGTGTGCGCGTGcgtgtgttttttcttttttatttttttaaagctaTAATTGTGTGTGTGCGTTTATGCGGCTGTTTTCGAGCTTTTGGGCGTTTTTGTAGGTGGGGAGGAGTTACAAAAATTTATGATGGAGGTTCATAAATTGTAGTACTTATTATAACTACTTGTAACTAGAATTTCTCGAGAATATGAATTGGTGTATGCGTGTTGGTTTGGGGAATATATAGTGGTGCTAAAAGTTGGACTTGCTTATATATGTTCTATTAGAAATTTGATATTGGATACGTTTTCTTTCATCTAATATCGAAGAATTTTTTATGGATCATGTACTTCTCGAGTTATTTCAGAGAGTATTTGAATGTGGACCGACTGTTTGATAAAAGGCAATTAGATTGTTAaactattattattttgtttggCAATAAAGTAGAAATTTTGATAACATGATTGCTGAAAATCGGCCGGTATGATTTGTTTAACGAAGTCTGAGGAGGATTCCATAAAAATTCACATGAGGTGGCTAATTTGCATGGAAGCTCAAATTGTGTGTCAAGCTTGTTAGTCTACTAGGTTACTAGTCTTATcattgcaaagtttgtgatctCTAGTTAATTAAAGTTGAAGTCAGTGGTAATGGCGGTGTTAGTTGAGTTAATAAAAGGTGTTGACACTTCGACTCATGAACTTGCTACTTTCAAATCTGAGCTGAAGTTCCTTGATTGTAGAAATCTATAGAGGGATCGTACCTATTAAGTATGTCAACCACAAAAGCAATCACGATGCAGATGCTCCCAGTGAAACAGGTTGCTAATGAAGGGATTTCACAAAtagttattcaaaaaaaaaacaaaccaaAACTTGATTAAACCTTTTGAAATCGAGGTCATTGTTTTCTCCATGTGGCCTAACAAGGCCTGCGAGGACATGACCTTATCTTTTAGTTTTGAAACAAGATGTTTATAATCGTTACTTGTCCTTGATAGCTTTCACTCTGATTGTTTTGATCACATCAATTACTGAAATCTTGATAGCTCACATTCCCAAGTTAGACAATCGTAGTAAATTAGGTCAATTTAAACCCCTTAGCCGATGTGACATTCAATACAAGACCACTGCCAAACTCCTAGCCGATAGACTTAAACCTATTTCCACAAATTGTATTGGTAATAATGAATCTACTTTTTTCCGGGGGACAGATTTTTGACAATGTAGTTTTAACACACGAATTCAGGCAATTCCTAGATATTGATTAAGCATGCCCCTGGAAATTGATATGACTAAAGTCTAGAGAGACTTGGAGTAGCCTTTTTCGAAGGGTACGATGGAAAAATTCCGAATTTTGTCAAACATGGGTCAATTGGATTATGGCTTGCTTCTCCTCATTTTACTGCTCTTTGATCTAAATGGTAATAAAGTAGGAAAATGTAAACTATGTAAATTGGATGactataaaatttaaaaaaaaaaagttattatgAACCAGtttaaaaatatgatttttacTAGTTTTGACTAATTCGATCAGACTTGAATGGTTAATTGATTTTCTAGATTGTCTAGTGAATCAGACCGATGTCATGACTGGTTCACGATTCAACTGGTTGAACTGCGGATCCAGTCCAATTTTCAAAACACTAACAAGGGGAACTCTCTCGCTTCAAAATGTATTTCCATAATTTGGCCAAAAGGACACTGTTTAGCTTGAAAGTTCTTGTACCCTTACAACTAAAATGCACACTAGACCCACTTTTTTAACTGTATCTAAAAATCCAAAGATAATAAATACAAAATACATATAAGACGCTAGAATTTGACAATGGATTTGTCAAAATCATGTTTCTGCCCAAATACCTCATATTTCTGCTTACATACCAAACAACTGAAGGAAAAATTTCCACTTTATTCTTTTCCTATCTCCTTTACaacaatttctttatttttccttcttgtgAAAGTTGAAACTCCTGTAGATTTGAAAACAAGTTAttgttttctttcctctctatAAGGGTTTATATCGTTTTTAGAGGAAACTCTaacaagcaaataaaaataatgaggttGATGGGCAAGTTTTTGGGTGCTGGATTATGCAATTCATAAGGTATTGATCATTTAAGTATGTTTTTGTTATTGTGAAATTATATACCAAATACTTTTCAATTTAATCCCTAAAGAACCCAAATTTTTGTGCATTACCTTTCgtcatctttttttattttgtgctaCTTTTCACCTAAAATTAGATGCATAtaatttttcccctttctaaAGTTTATTTTGCCAACTTGACTATATTGGAATGCGAGCCAACAACTCCTTTAATGCAATATATAGGAGATTTGAGATGCATATTAAGTATTTGATTGAATGTTTGAAAGATGTGATTAGTAACTAGATTGATGAAAATGAGATTAGGCAAGTCGAGTTGTGCTCGATGGTGTAATATTTACGAAAGTTAATGTATTTCGTATAAGAAACGGTGTATTTCTCACTAAGGTAGTGCaaacaaataaaactaacaTTTACTATCATCCACCATCTTAATAATAAAACGTGTGTAGAGGTTTGGTATTAATAAAAAAGTGTCATTATttgttattcaaaaatatcCTTCCAACATTTACCATTATCCACCCTCATCTAATGTGCAAAATCTCCCACTTCTACATAACTATCACTCATCTTAACTAATCCATCAATGAACATTGCATTACCTTCCAAAAATCTCTCTAACTAATTTTTATTCTatatcttttttattatttacatGTTTCTATATGCGTGCCCACACACTAGTATACATTAAAATTCTAAAAGTTTACACCAAATCTAATAAGAATTACATCAACTAAACAAAGTCCGACAAAACCCAACTAGACCCATCTCATCACGGTGGAGGTAAGGaatatgaaatttttcttatttattgaGTTGCTCTATTATTATTTTGTCTTATCGTTAAATTGATAGAAATATGTTAACATGTTCCAAATATATATTTAATGCCTTGTtcatattattaattttttaatccaaCTAATTCAATTATTCCCCTAAATATGGTTAAAATTTGTAATTCAATACTTTTTTATCTCTTTTATGAACCAATGCATAATGATTGATcatattatttatttaagtttttgATGATTATCTGTcaacatgtgtgtgtgtgtgtgtgtgaaagaaagagaaaaaaaatgcaaaaagcaGAATATTGTTGCAATAGAAAATGCTTTGCAaaagaaaacagagagagagagagagagagagagagagagagagagagagagagagagagagagagagagataaagaAGGTTGTATTATATGTCATCATCCTGGCCATTTATAATATTGTAATGTTGGAGTTTGTATAACCTTCTTAGAACATTTGAAGTAGTGACAGGGTTTCCAGCTTTTTCATATAATATTAATATTGCCACGAAAATTGTCATTTATAGTGAAAGCATTAAAAGAGAACAAAAACTAGCGCGATGATTGTCATTGATGATTGTAAAATAGAAGAGTTCT encodes:
- the LOC113741986 gene encoding uncharacterized protein isoform X1; the encoded protein is MHGREQREGESHHRRIVVVRKSGCGGQHMRSVPLSTTRNSLADGGGDSSLISTVITIISSDSFCKDGRRISVGDCALFKPPQDSPPFIGIIRCLRPSKENNLQLGVNWLYRPAELKLGKGILPDAAPNEIFYSFHEDETPAASLLHPCKVAFLPKGVELPSGISSFVCRRVYDIDSKCLWWLTDQDYINERQEEVDKLLQKSRIEMDASFQSGNRSPKPTNNSVSTSQFKPSSDNVQSSATSLPTKGKKRERGDQASDPVKRERSLKPDDSDSGLYKSESFLKSEIAKMTEKGGVVDSESVEKLVLLMQPDKVDKKLDLISRSMLAGVVAATDKLDCLNRFVQLKGLTVFDEWLQDVHKGKIGDSSDKSAEDFLLVLLRALDKLPVNLLALQTCNIGRSVNHLRSHKNLEIQKKARGLVDTWKKRVEAEMNMIDANTGSTQATSWPSKSRLPEAHGGRSSGGSGDVALKSSVTQLSASKTMSIKVSQVETAGKSASPSPGAIKSASSPASGKDSQPRITTGSTSDIPLSTREEKSSSSSQSHNYSQSFSGKEDARTSTAGSMSVNKISSGGSRHRKSVNGFPGTLVSGSQKETGSSRNSSIHRTTAQEKFVAMGEKVFETSVVDGATPKLIVKLPNRGRSPAQSVSGGSFEDPSIMSSRASSPVVSDKHEPSERTKEKADAGRANVISDVNAESWQSNDFKDLHTGSDEGDGSPTAVPEEDRSRPPEDGTKVPEVPKAASSSSGNDLKSGKLHDASFSSMNALIESCVKYSEASTPVSIGDDVGMNLLASVAAGEMYKSDSLTPADSPQECSPPVEEISNGEDAKSKSSPQETLVRERCEPNDVDGDDLKRGKSASSWSKDGICLSKQASLHSTGDRKAAAASSEEILQATTDRYSEMNEKYDDILVSSSLSPTTKVAKDRDLDSGKQSSEEKGVEVKLSVLSSTEDVKPKAEVPSNPSMEIDCKKDSNEMSNNVVLTEQKPQSEELPATGSIKDLASENVDSCKVREADEDPGDSGVNQSDGATLDPKTNMISTSEDKNLDGLSSDATDQKTDCLKANSEKMEVAEPHAFGTCALKEEPTVGSKEVVGDVDFKEAKKSDAEVAELEERVSTVVGATSLTSVHAADMDSKMNFDLNEGLVSDDGKYGEPTNLSTVNVVNSLTTTVSMLSSSIPASITVAAALKGPFVPPVDLLRNRGELGWKGSAATSAFRPAEPRKVLQLALGSANVCPPDDSTGKTSRPPLDIDLNVPDERLLEDMACRDSSAEIGSNPDHSVNLDRSRNELTGSAPGRMSGGLDLDLNRVDDANDITQYPTTSIRRLEAPVVPFKSLSSSSNNEVKRDFDLNNGPGIDDGVAEQSSFTQHSRGSTQSVHSLPTLAGLRSNNLETGNFSAWFPSGTSYSSITIPSALSDRGEQPFAIIPPGAPQRLLGPPAGNPFNPDVYRGSVLSSSPAVPFAPSPFPYQMFPFGTTLPLPSATFSVGSNSFMDSSSGGRIFTPPVNSQFLGPVGAVSSQFPRPYMVSVSDGSNSGGMESNRKWSRQGLDLNAGPGVLDIEGREESLAQRQLAVGSSQALAEEQVRMFPLSGGVLKRKEPDGGWDGEGFRYKQSSWQ
- the LOC113741986 gene encoding uncharacterized protein isoform X2, producing MHGREQREGESHHRRIVVVRKSGCGGQHMRSVPLSTTRNSLADGGGDSSLISTVITIISSDSFCKDGRRISVGDCALFKPPQDSPPFIGIIRCLRPSKENNLQLGVNWLYRPAELKLGKGILPDAAPNEIFYSFHEDETPAASLLHPCKVAFLPKGVELPSGISSFVCRRVYDIDSKCLWWLTDQDYINERQEEVDKLLQKSRIEMDASFQSGNRSPKPTNNSVSTSQFKPSSDNVQSSATSLPTKGKKRERGDQASDPVKRERSLKPDDSDSGLYKSESFLKSEIAKMTEKGGVVDSESVEKLVLLMQPDKVDKKLDLISRSMLAGVVAATDKLDCLNRFVQLKGLTVFDEWLQDVHKGKIGDSSDKSAEDFLLVLLRALDKLPVNLLALQTCNIGRSVNHLRSHKNLEIQKKARGLVDTWKKRVEAEMNMIDANTGSTQATSWPSKSRLPEAHGGRSSGGSGDVALKSSVTQLSASKTMSIKVSQVETAGKSASPSPGAIKSASSPASGKDSQPRITTGKEDARTSTAGSMSVNKISSGGSRHRKSVNGFPGTLVSGSQKETGSSRNSSIHRTTAQEKFVAMGEKVFETSVVDGATPKLIVKLPNRGRSPAQSVSGGSFEDPSIMSSRASSPVVSDKHEPSERTKEKADAGRANVISDVNAESWQSNDFKDLHTGSDEGDGSPTAVPEEDRSRPPEDGTKVPEVPKAASSSSGNDLKSGKLHDASFSSMNALIESCVKYSEASTPVSIGDDVGMNLLASVAAGEMYKSDSLTPADSPQECSPPVEEISNGEDAKSKSSPQETLVRERCEPNDVDGDDLKRGKSASSWSKDGICLSKQASLHSTGDRKAAAASSEEILQATTDRYSEMNEKYDDILVSSSLSPTTKVAKDRDLDSGKQSSEEKGVEVKLSVLSSTEDVKPKAEVPSNPSMEIDCKKDSNEMSNNVVLTEQKPQSEELPATGSIKDLASENVDSCKVREADEDPGDSGVNQSDGATLDPKTNMISTSEDKNLDGLSSDATDQKTDCLKANSEKMEVAEPHAFGTCALKEEPTVGSKEVVGDVDFKEAKKSDAEVAELEERVSTVVGATSLTSVHAADMDSKMNFDLNEGLVSDDGKYGEPTNLSTVNVVNSLTTTVSMLSSSIPASITVAAALKGPFVPPVDLLRNRGELGWKGSAATSAFRPAEPRKVLQLALGSANVCPPDDSTGKTSRPPLDIDLNVPDERLLEDMACRDSSAEIGSNPDHSVNLDRSRNELTGSAPGRMSGGLDLDLNRVDDANDITQYPTTSIRRLEAPVVPFKSLSSSSNNEVKRDFDLNNGPGIDDGVAEQSSFTQHSRGSTQSVHSLPTLAGLRSNNLETGNFSAWFPSGTSYSSITIPSALSDRGEQPFAIIPPGAPQRLLGPPAGNPFNPDVYRGSVLSSSPAVPFAPSPFPYQMFPFGTTLPLPSATFSVGSNSFMDSSSGGRIFTPPVNSQFLGPVGAVSSQFPRPYMVSVSDGSNSGGMESNRKWSRQGLDLNAGPGVLDIEGREESLAQRQLAVGSSQALAEEQVRMFPLSGGVLKRKEPDGGWDGEGFRYKQSSWQ